A genomic window from Candidatus Andeanibacterium colombiense includes:
- a CDS encoding phosphatase PAP2 family protein, whose amino-acid sequence MASQQIYAAPRPAILHDPARAHDQAVAAQGFATAQMWWVMAGSLLAFAVLMHRAGLSVALWSSSNIPYLAAAGLVAAVRAGWIGANLPQAHALRDCAGYYALFTAMALTGAAASYPIAALTHGYADQTLARSDAALGFDWVAWYRTVADHRILQLLGTAAYQSIYLTPAILLGRFALTGQRREAHRFLGSFWLAAVITLALFSLMPAVGPFSYLWHGPIRYMPSSELWQPDLIPALRAGTFHTIDLSELRGLVSAPSFHAAAGALYLRAAWRAGPARWPLVWVVGAMLLATPVEGTHYLTDMIVGMGVAVLAMAVIDALLVREVPAA is encoded by the coding sequence ATGGCATCGCAGCAGATCTACGCGGCCCCGCGCCCCGCCATCCTGCACGACCCGGCCCGCGCGCACGATCAGGCGGTCGCCGCACAGGGCTTCGCGACGGCGCAGATGTGGTGGGTCATGGCCGGCAGCCTTCTCGCGTTTGCGGTGCTGATGCACCGCGCCGGGCTGTCGGTAGCGCTCTGGAGTTCGAGCAATATCCCCTATCTCGCGGCGGCGGGCCTGGTCGCCGCGGTGCGTGCCGGCTGGATCGGCGCGAACCTGCCCCAGGCCCACGCATTGCGCGATTGCGCCGGCTATTACGCGTTGTTCACCGCGATGGCCCTGACCGGCGCGGCGGCGAGCTATCCGATCGCCGCGCTGACCCACGGCTATGCGGACCAGACGCTCGCGCGCAGCGATGCCGCGCTTGGGTTCGACTGGGTCGCCTGGTATCGCACGGTCGCGGATCACCGGATCCTCCAGCTGCTCGGAACCGCCGCCTACCAGAGCATCTACCTGACGCCCGCGATCCTGCTCGGCCGCTTCGCGCTGACCGGCCAGCGGCGCGAGGCGCATCGCTTCCTCGGCAGCTTCTGGCTGGCCGCGGTGATTACCCTCGCGCTGTTCAGCCTGATGCCGGCGGTCGGGCCGTTCTCCTATCTGTGGCACGGGCCGATCCGCTACATGCCGTCGAGCGAGCTGTGGCAGCCCGACCTGATCCCGGCGCTGCGGGCCGGAACCTTCCACACGATCGACCTGAGCGAACTGCGCGGGCTGGTCTCGGCGCCGAGTTTCCATGCGGCGGCGGGCGCGCTCTATCTGCGCGCGGCCTGGCGCGCCGGGCCCGCCCGGTGGCCGCTGGTGTGGGTGGTAGGCGCGATGCTGCTGGCGACGCCGGTGGAAGGCACGCATTACCTCACCGACATGATCGTCGGCATGGGCGTGGCGGTGCTGGCAATGGCGGTGATCGACGCGCTGCTTGTGCGCGAGGTTCCGGCTGCCTGA
- a CDS encoding metallopeptidase family protein, giving the protein MTGILSNQPGEDTIELLARQALARLPGDFQPYLGDIVIRVEEFATPEQLASVGLDDPRRLVGLYRGHPVSKQSVWASGDLPPTIYVFRQPLLARWHQTGATLEAVVNHLVTHEVGHHFGLSDDEMHALEDE; this is encoded by the coding sequence ATGACGGGAATATTATCCAACCAGCCGGGCGAGGATACGATCGAGCTGCTCGCACGTCAGGCACTCGCCCGCCTGCCCGGCGACTTCCAGCCCTATCTCGGCGACATCGTGATCCGGGTCGAGGAATTCGCGACGCCCGAGCAGCTCGCAAGCGTCGGGCTGGACGATCCGCGCCGCCTGGTCGGGCTCTATCGCGGCCACCCGGTCAGCAAGCAATCGGTCTGGGCCAGCGGCGACCTGCCGCCGACGATCTACGTCTTCCGCCAGCCGCTGCTGGCGCGCTGGCACCAGACCGGCGCAACCCTCGAGGCGGTCGTGAACCACCTCGTGACCCATGAGGTCGGGCATCACTTCGGCCTGTCGGACGATGAGATGCATGCGCTGGAAGACGAGTGA
- the paoA gene encoding aldehyde dehydrogenase iron-sulfur subunit, whose product MDDRGTVGIHVTRRVVLVGTTASAAMTAVPALGQRAADPAPPPASMAVDLTVNGKPARLTLDTRTTLLDALREHLHLTGTKKGCDHGQCGACTVIVNGQRINSCLSLAVQHQGDEVTTIEGLGTPDKLHPLQAAFVKHDGYQCGYCTPGQICSAVAMLGEIEAGVPSHVQDDIEGRAKPTNAEIRERMSGNICRCGAYSNIAIAIAEFGGEA is encoded by the coding sequence ATGGATGATCGCGGTACCGTTGGAATTCACGTCACGAGGCGCGTTGTGCTGGTCGGCACGACCGCGTCGGCGGCAATGACCGCCGTTCCCGCGCTGGGCCAGCGAGCGGCCGATCCGGCCCCCCCGCCGGCGAGCATGGCCGTCGATCTGACCGTCAACGGCAAGCCGGCCCGTCTGACGCTCGACACGCGCACGACACTGCTCGACGCCTTGCGCGAGCATCTCCATTTGACCGGGACCAAGAAAGGCTGCGACCACGGCCAGTGCGGTGCCTGCACGGTGATCGTCAACGGCCAGCGGATCAATTCCTGCCTCAGCCTCGCGGTCCAGCACCAGGGCGACGAGGTCACGACGATCGAGGGGCTCGGGACGCCCGACAAGCTCCACCCGCTGCAGGCCGCCTTCGTGAAGCACGACGGCTATCAATGCGGCTATTGCACCCCTGGCCAGATCTGCTCGGCGGTCGCGATGCTCGGCGAGATCGAGGCCGGCGTGCCGAGCCATGTGCAGGACGACATCGAGGGTCGGGCAAAGCCCACCAACGCCGAAATCCGCGAGCGCATGAGCGGCAACATCTGCCGCTGCGGTGCCTATTCGAACATCGCGATCGCGATCGCGGAGTTCGGGGGAGAGGCATGA
- a CDS encoding xanthine dehydrogenase family protein subunit M, with protein sequence MRSFTYERATTPAEAAAAVERTAGAKFLAGGTNLLDLMKLEIETPTHLVDVQDLKLDRIEDTEDGGLRIGALVTNTALASDQRVRRDYGVLSRAIVAGASGQLRNKATTAGNLLQRTRCPYFYDTNQPCNKRKPGSGCAAIAGFSRQLGIVGVSDACIATYPGDMAVAMRVLDAAVETVDPAGRQRSIPIADFHRLWGDTPHVETSLARGELITGVTLPKPLGGKHIYRKVRDRASYAFALVSVAAVIQPDGSGRFAVGGIAPKPWRVAAAEAELARGASAASEALLAGAKPTKDNAFKATLVQRTLAGVTAEARA encoded by the coding sequence ATGAGGAGCTTCACCTACGAGCGCGCGACGACGCCGGCCGAGGCCGCCGCGGCGGTCGAGCGGACCGCCGGCGCGAAGTTCCTCGCCGGCGGGACCAATCTGCTCGATCTGATGAAGCTCGAGATCGAGACGCCGACCCATCTGGTCGACGTGCAGGATCTCAAGCTCGACCGGATCGAGGACACCGAGGACGGCGGGCTGCGCATCGGCGCGCTCGTCACCAACACCGCGCTCGCCAGCGACCAGCGGGTGCGGCGCGATTACGGGGTGCTGTCCCGCGCGATCGTCGCCGGCGCGAGCGGCCAGCTGCGCAACAAGGCGACCACCGCCGGCAATCTCCTCCAGCGCACCCGCTGCCCCTATTTCTACGACACCAACCAGCCCTGCAACAAGCGCAAGCCCGGATCGGGCTGCGCGGCGATCGCGGGCTTTTCGCGCCAGCTGGGGATCGTCGGCGTGTCCGATGCGTGCATCGCGACCTACCCCGGCGACATGGCGGTCGCGATGCGGGTGCTCGACGCGGCGGTCGAGACGGTCGATCCGGCGGGCAGGCAGCGCAGCATCCCGATCGCCGATTTCCACCGCCTGTGGGGCGACACGCCGCATGTCGAGACCAGCCTCGCGCGGGGCGAGCTGATTACCGGCGTGACCCTGCCGAAGCCGCTCGGCGGCAAGCATATCTACCGCAAGGTGCGCGACCGGGCATCCTATGCCTTCGCGCTGGTGTCGGTCGCGGCGGTGATCCAGCCCGACGGCAGCGGACGCTTCGCGGTCGGCGGCATCGCGCCCAAACCGTGGCGGGTCGCGGCGGCCGAGGCCGAACTGGCGCGCGGCGCATCCGCCGCGAGCGAGGCGCTGCTGGCCGGGGCGAAGCCGACGAAGGACAACGCGTTCAAGGCCACGCTGGTGCAGCGAACCCTCGCGGGTGTGACGGCGGAGGCGCGCGCATGA
- a CDS encoding xanthine dehydrogenase family protein molybdopterin-binding subunit, whose amino-acid sequence MKFDTPAGANPIDRMEVVGQPHTRIEGPLKTTGTATYSYEHKDIDPDPAYGYILGAGIAKGRIASIDVRDAEAAPGVLAVITAENAGPLKSGGFYVARPLAGPRVDHYHQAVALVVAGTFEQARAAAGLIRVEYTRGNGAFDLEAARGSGKPHPRQPDVTIGDFDHAFASAPVKIDETYTTPDQSHFMMEPHATIARWDGDSLTIWSAQQIVGWARRDLATKIGVPEDKIRIVATYIGGGFGGKGSVASDAILASLAARKTGRTVKVALPRPLMPNNTTHRPATVQRVRIGAGRDGRIAAIAHESWSGNLPGGGPEIAAAQSELLYAGANRYMRTRLAELDLPEGNAMRAPGEAPGMMALEVAMDELAEKLGMDPVELRVLNDTQTVPGQPDKPFSERRLIECLRTGADRFGWKNRNPVPGAVRDGRWLIGIGMAAAIRGAPIMPGAARVTLETDGTVTVESNMTDMGTGSYTVIGQTTAEMMGIPLDRVKVKLADTDYPEAFGGGGQAGAATATAGVYAACVKLREAVAAKLGFNEPEVEFAGGQVRSGNRRVPLTQAAEGGPITAEDKMEYGDLSKRFSQQTYGAHFCEVAVDAYTGEIRIRRMLAVCDAGRILNPVTARSQVIGGMVMGAGAALMEELVVDKRFGFFVNHDLASYEVPVHADIPAQEVIFLDGADPTISPVKAKGVGELGISGVAPAIANAVYNATGVRVREYPITLDKYLDRLPPVS is encoded by the coding sequence ATGAAGTTCGACACACCCGCCGGAGCGAACCCGATCGACCGGATGGAGGTCGTCGGCCAGCCGCACACCCGCATCGAGGGGCCGCTCAAGACCACCGGCACCGCGACCTATTCCTACGAGCACAAGGATATCGATCCCGATCCAGCCTATGGCTACATCCTCGGCGCGGGGATCGCGAAGGGCCGGATCGCCTCGATCGATGTGCGCGATGCGGAGGCCGCCCCGGGCGTGCTGGCGGTGATCACCGCCGAGAACGCCGGGCCGCTCAAGTCAGGAGGCTTCTACGTCGCCAGGCCGCTGGCCGGCCCGCGGGTCGATCATTACCACCAGGCGGTGGCTCTGGTCGTCGCCGGGACCTTCGAGCAGGCGCGCGCGGCGGCGGGGCTGATCCGGGTCGAATATACGCGCGGCAACGGCGCTTTCGACCTCGAGGCGGCACGTGGGAGCGGCAAGCCCCACCCGCGCCAGCCCGACGTCACCATCGGCGATTTCGACCACGCCTTCGCTTCGGCCCCGGTCAAAATCGACGAGACCTACACTACCCCCGACCAGAGCCATTTCATGATGGAGCCGCATGCGACGATCGCGCGGTGGGACGGCGACAGCCTGACAATCTGGTCGGCGCAGCAGATCGTCGGCTGGGCCCGGCGCGATCTCGCGACCAAGATCGGTGTTCCGGAGGACAAGATCCGCATCGTCGCGACCTATATCGGCGGCGGCTTCGGCGGCAAAGGCAGCGTCGCTTCCGACGCGATCCTCGCCTCGCTGGCCGCGCGCAAGACCGGCCGCACGGTGAAGGTCGCGCTGCCGCGCCCGCTGATGCCGAACAACACCACGCACCGCCCGGCCACCGTCCAGCGGGTGCGGATCGGCGCGGGGCGCGATGGCAGGATCGCGGCGATCGCGCATGAAAGCTGGTCGGGCAATCTGCCCGGCGGCGGGCCCGAGATCGCGGCCGCGCAAAGCGAACTGCTCTATGCCGGCGCCAACCGCTATATGCGCACCCGCCTCGCCGAACTGGACCTGCCCGAAGGCAATGCGATGCGCGCGCCGGGCGAAGCGCCCGGGATGATGGCGCTCGAAGTCGCGATGGACGAGCTGGCCGAGAAGCTCGGCATGGATCCGGTCGAACTGCGCGTGCTGAACGACACACAGACCGTGCCCGGCCAACCCGACAAACCGTTCTCCGAACGCCGGCTGATCGAATGCCTGCGCACCGGCGCCGACCGCTTCGGCTGGAAGAACCGCAATCCGGTGCCCGGCGCGGTGCGCGACGGGCGCTGGCTGATCGGCATCGGCATGGCGGCGGCGATCCGCGGCGCGCCGATCATGCCCGGAGCGGCGCGCGTCACGCTGGAGACGGACGGCACCGTCACGGTCGAATCCAACATGACCGACATGGGCACCGGCAGCTACACCGTGATCGGCCAGACCACCGCCGAGATGATGGGCATCCCGCTCGATCGGGTGAAGGTGAAGCTGGCCGACACCGATTACCCGGAGGCCTTCGGCGGCGGCGGGCAGGCCGGCGCGGCGACCGCGACCGCCGGCGTCTATGCCGCCTGCGTCAAGCTGCGCGAGGCTGTCGCGGCAAAGCTGGGCTTCAACGAGCCGGAGGTGGAATTCGCCGGCGGGCAGGTCCGCTCCGGCAACCGCCGGGTGCCGCTGACGCAGGCCGCGGAAGGGGGCCCGATCACCGCGGAAGACAAGATGGAATATGGCGATCTGTCGAAGCGCTTCTCGCAGCAGACCTATGGCGCGCATTTTTGCGAGGTCGCGGTCGATGCCTATACCGGCGAAATCCGCATCCGCCGGATGCTCGCGGTCTGCGACGCCGGCCGCATCCTCAACCCGGTCACCGCGCGCAGCCAGGTGATCGGCGGGATGGTGATGGGCGCGGGCGCCGCGCTGATGGAGGAACTGGTGGTCGACAAGCGCTTCGGCTTCTTCGTGAACCACGATCTCGCGAGCTACGAAGTGCCGGTGCACGCCGATATCCCGGCGCAGGAGGTGATCTTTCTCGACGGCGCCGACCCAACGATCTCGCCGGTGAAGGCCAAAGGCGTCGGCGAACTCGGCATCTCGGGCGTCGCCCCGGCGATCGCCAACGCGGTCTATAACGCGACCGGCGTGAGGGTGCGGGAATACCCGATCACGCTGGACAAATATCTCGACCGGCTGCCGCCGGTGAGTTGA
- a CDS encoding DUF4173 domain-containing protein, with amino-acid sequence MIVSARRFRSSIVSKLVPAVLLVVLGDWMFYQRSLFGGYIGLYGLALIAGLIAGHAGVRRERRAWLAVAAALIFAGALVYDPSLLGWTLFWTAMSLAALLPRTIGFDDGWRWFQRLGWHALRSPFGPLIDFRHALKVRRRRPRPEVRQPLTPLLALPALGSLAFFALFVAANPLLARMVFSIRLPSLGEFDILRPILWTALLALAWSMLRPRLASRLLPTFDGRGDLPLPGVSVASVTLSLVAFNLVFALQNVMDIVYLWGRARLPGDITMADYAHRGAYPLIATALLAALFVLVTLRPGSATAQTPAIRGLVLLWVAQNIFLVASSIERMMDYVGSYSLTGLRIVVLGWMWLVAFGLAAICWRMLTDKSASWLINVNLGAAGILLTIASFADLTAIAAQWNVRHAREAGGTAVNLDLCYLYYSGSSALLPLLELERRPDLTPRFREKVQGVRSDLYAGLMRELGSGQWSIHRQRMFEQAQRELAEMNPAPLPDGPRDCDGDLIGHREAPPQPIMMTPAPTAPAVPRAASPASTSAPAPALR; translated from the coding sequence ATGATCGTGTCGGCCCGCCGCTTTCGTTCGAGCATAGTGAGCAAGCTCGTTCCCGCCGTCCTGCTCGTCGTGCTGGGCGACTGGATGTTCTACCAGCGCTCGCTGTTCGGCGGCTACATCGGACTCTACGGGTTGGCGCTGATCGCCGGGCTGATCGCCGGCCATGCCGGGGTGCGCCGTGAACGCCGTGCGTGGCTCGCGGTGGCCGCCGCGCTGATCTTCGCCGGCGCGCTGGTCTACGATCCCAGCCTGCTCGGCTGGACGCTGTTCTGGACCGCGATGAGCCTTGCCGCCCTGCTGCCCCGCACGATCGGGTTCGACGATGGCTGGCGCTGGTTCCAGCGGCTCGGCTGGCATGCGCTGCGCAGCCCGTTCGGCCCCCTGATCGATTTCCGCCATGCACTGAAAGTGCGCCGCCGGAGGCCGCGCCCGGAAGTTCGCCAGCCGCTGACGCCGCTGCTCGCGCTGCCCGCGTTGGGCAGCCTCGCCTTCTTCGCGCTGTTCGTCGCCGCCAACCCGCTGCTGGCGCGGATGGTCTTCTCGATCCGACTCCCATCCCTCGGCGAATTCGACATCCTGCGGCCGATCTTGTGGACCGCGCTGCTCGCGCTCGCATGGAGCATGCTGCGGCCCCGCCTTGCCTCGCGCCTGCTGCCGACCTTCGATGGCCGCGGCGACCTGCCCCTGCCCGGCGTCTCGGTCGCGTCGGTCACTCTGTCGCTGGTCGCGTTCAATCTGGTCTTCGCGCTGCAGAACGTGATGGACATCGTCTATTTGTGGGGCCGGGCGCGGCTGCCCGGCGACATCACAATGGCAGACTATGCGCATCGCGGTGCCTATCCGCTGATCGCGACCGCGCTGCTGGCGGCATTGTTCGTGCTGGTGACCCTGCGGCCAGGCTCTGCGACCGCGCAGACGCCGGCGATCCGCGGCCTGGTGCTGCTGTGGGTTGCGCAGAACATCTTTCTGGTAGCTTCCTCGATCGAACGGATGATGGACTATGTCGGCTCCTATTCGCTGACCGGGCTGCGGATCGTGGTGCTCGGCTGGATGTGGCTGGTCGCATTCGGGCTTGCGGCAATCTGCTGGCGGATGCTGACCGACAAGAGTGCGAGCTGGCTGATCAACGTCAACCTCGGAGCCGCCGGCATCCTGCTGACCATCGCAAGCTTCGCCGATCTGACCGCGATCGCCGCACAATGGAACGTGCGCCATGCGCGTGAAGCGGGCGGCACGGCGGTCAATCTGGACCTGTGCTATCTCTATTACTCGGGCAGCTCCGCGCTGCTGCCGCTGCTCGAACTCGAGCGCCGACCGGACCTGACACCCCGGTTTCGCGAGAAGGTGCAGGGAGTGCGGAGCGATCTCTACGCCGGTCTCATGCGCGAACTCGGCAGCGGCCAATGGAGTATTCACCGCCAGCGGATGTTCGAACAGGCACAGCGCGAATTGGCTGAAATGAACCCGGCGCCGCTTCCAGACGGCCCTCGCGATTGCGACGGCGACCTGATCGGGCACCGCGAAGCCCCGCCGCAACCGATCATGATGACCCCGGCCCCCACTGCGCCAGCGGTGCCGCGCGCGGCCTCGCCCGCATCGACATCCGCGCCGGCGCCCGCCCTTCGTTGA